One window from the genome of Oryza glaberrima chromosome 3, OglaRS2, whole genome shotgun sequence encodes:
- the LOC127768592 gene encoding very-long-chain aldehyde decarbonylase GL1-10-like isoform X2 — translation MLPYATAAEAEAAVGRGLTWAEAAWFRYSASIPDYCLYCHNVPILLLVYTLAPLPLALLELRRHLPLPHKLQPGVRHPPAAFLRCYAATARVLLLAVGPVQLASFPAVRAVGIRTGLPLPSAGETAAQVAVYLLVEDYLGYWIHRLLHTPWAYHHIHRVHHEFTAPMGYAAPYAHWAEILILGFPAFAGPAIVPCHMTTFWLWFVLRHLEAIHIHSGFKLPFDPTKYIPLYGGVEYHDYHHFVGGHSQSNFSSVFTFCDYIYGTDRGYRYHKLKEMAGNHVEKGDENGFANGKQD, via the exons ATGCTCCCgtacgcgacggcggcggaggcggaggcggcggtggggcggggCCTGACGTGGGCGGAGGCGGCCTGGTTCCGCTACTCGGCGTCCATCCCGGACTACTGCCTCTACTGCCACAACgtccccatcctcctcctcgtctacACCCTCGCGCCGCTCCCCCTCGCGCTgctcgagctccgccgccacctgccgctGCCGCACAAGCTGCAGCCCGGCGTGCGccacccgccggccgccttccTCCGGTGCTACGCGGCCACCGCGCGCGTGCTGCTCCTCGCCGTCGGGCCGGTCCAGCTGGCGTCGTTCCCTGCGGTGAGGGCGGTGGGGATACGGACggggctgccgctgccgtcggcgggggagacggcggcgcaggtggcGGTGTACCTGCTGGTGGAGGACTACCTGGGCTACTGGATCCACCGCCTGCTGCACACGCCGTGGGCCTACCACCACATCCACCGAGTCCACCACGAGTTCACCGCGCCCATGGGCTACGCCGCCCCGTACGCCCACTGGGCCGAGATCCTCATCCTCGGCTTCCCGGCCTTCGCCGGCCCAGCCATCGTGCCGTGCCACATGACCACCTTCTGGCTCTGGTTCGTGCTTCGCCACCTCGAGGCCATCCACATCCACAGCGG GTTCAAGTTGCCGTTCGATCCGACCAAGTATATCCCGTTGTATGGAGGAGTGGAGTACCATGATTACCACCATTTCGTGGGAGGGCACAGCCAGAGCAACTTCTCTTCTGTCTTCACTTTCTGTGATTACATCTACGGGACTGACAGA GGCTACAGATACCATAAG CTGAAGGAGATGGCAGGAAACCACGTTGAGAAAGGAGATGAAAATGGATTCGCCAACGGAAAACAAGATTAA
- the LOC127768593 gene encoding vacuolar protein sorting-associated protein 24 homolog 1-like — protein sequence MEAVKSLLKPKPTPQQQLREWQRRLRNEGRNIDRQIRDVQREEKKVEKSIREAAKRNDIGSAKALAKEVVRSRKAVNRLYENKAQLNSISMHLGEIVATARTVGHLSKSTEVMKLVNNLMKAPEVAATMQEFSKEMTKAGVMEEMVNDAVDSALDNEDIEEEIEEEVDKVLSAIAGETASELPDAVRKEKEKMKQPSTSEPAERTAIAEAVDDDDELEQIRERLAKVRS from the exons ATGGAGGCGGTGAAGAGCCTCCTCAAGCCCAAGCcgacgccgcagcagcagcttcgCGAGTggcagcgccgcctccgcaaCGAGGGCCGCAACATCGATCGCCAGATCCGAG ATGTGcagagggaggagaagaaggtggaGAAGTCCATCAGGGAGGCCGCCAAGCGCAACGACATCGGATCGGCCAAG GCGCTGGCCAAGGAGGTGGTGAGGTCCAGGAAGGCGGTCAACCGCCTCTACGAGAACAAGGCCCAGCTCAACTCCATCTCCATGCACCTTGGCGAGATCGTAG CTACTGCCAGGACTGTTGGCCATTTATCCAAGAGTACTGAGGTGATGAAACTTGTCAATAACCTTATGAAAGCACCAGAGGTGGCTGCCACCATGCAGGAATTCAGCAAAGAGATGACCAAG GCTGGTGTAATGGAAGAAATGGTGAACGATGCTGTGGATTCAGCGCTGGACAATGAGGACATTGAGGAGGAGATTGAAGAGGAGGTTGACAAGGTCCTCTCTGCAATTGCTGGGGAGACTGCCTCTGAGCTTCCAGACGCTGTCAGGAAGGAAAAGGAGAAGATGAAGCAACCTTCAACAAGTGAACCTGCAGAG AGAACTGCTATTGCGGAAGCTGTGGATGACGATGACGAGCTTGAACAGATAAGGGAAAGGCTCGCCAAAGTGAGGTCATAA
- the LOC127768592 gene encoding very-long-chain aldehyde decarbonylase GL1-10-like isoform X1 yields the protein MLPYATAAEAEAAVGRGLTWAEAAWFRYSASIPDYCLYCHNVPILLLVYTLAPLPLALLELRRHLPLPHKLQPGVRHPPAAFLRCYAATARVLLLAVGPVQLASFPAVRAVGIRTGLPLPSAGETAAQVAVYLLVEDYLGYWIHRLLHTPWAYHHIHRVHHEFTAPMGYAAPYAHWAEILILGFPAFAGPAIVPCHMTTFWLWFVLRHLEAIHIHSGRFKLPFDPTKYIPLYGGVEYHDYHHFVGGHSQSNFSSVFTFCDYIYGTDRGYRYHKLKEMAGNHVEKGDENGFANGKQD from the exons ATGCTCCCgtacgcgacggcggcggaggcggaggcggcggtggggcggggCCTGACGTGGGCGGAGGCGGCCTGGTTCCGCTACTCGGCGTCCATCCCGGACTACTGCCTCTACTGCCACAACgtccccatcctcctcctcgtctacACCCTCGCGCCGCTCCCCCTCGCGCTgctcgagctccgccgccacctgccgctGCCGCACAAGCTGCAGCCCGGCGTGCGccacccgccggccgccttccTCCGGTGCTACGCGGCCACCGCGCGCGTGCTGCTCCTCGCCGTCGGGCCGGTCCAGCTGGCGTCGTTCCCTGCGGTGAGGGCGGTGGGGATACGGACggggctgccgctgccgtcggcgggggagacggcggcgcaggtggcGGTGTACCTGCTGGTGGAGGACTACCTGGGCTACTGGATCCACCGCCTGCTGCACACGCCGTGGGCCTACCACCACATCCACCGAGTCCACCACGAGTTCACCGCGCCCATGGGCTACGCCGCCCCGTACGCCCACTGGGCCGAGATCCTCATCCTCGGCTTCCCGGCCTTCGCCGGCCCAGCCATCGTGCCGTGCCACATGACCACCTTCTGGCTCTGGTTCGTGCTTCGCCACCTCGAGGCCATCCACATCCACAGCGG CAGGTTCAAGTTGCCGTTCGATCCGACCAAGTATATCCCGTTGTATGGAGGAGTGGAGTACCATGATTACCACCATTTCGTGGGAGGGCACAGCCAGAGCAACTTCTCTTCTGTCTTCACTTTCTGTGATTACATCTACGGGACTGACAGA GGCTACAGATACCATAAG CTGAAGGAGATGGCAGGAAACCACGTTGAGAAAGGAGATGAAAATGGATTCGCCAACGGAAAACAAGATTAA
- the LOC127768592 gene encoding very-long-chain aldehyde decarbonylase GL1-10-like isoform X3, with protein MLPYATAAEAEAAVGRGLTWAEAAWFRYSASIPDYCLYCHNVPILLLVYTLAPLPLALLELRRHLPLPHKLQPGVRHPPAAFLRCYAATARVLLLAVGPVQLASFPAVRAVGIRTGLPLPSAGETAAQVAVYLLVEDYLGYWIHRLLHTPWAYHHIHRVHHEFTAPMGYAAPYAHWAEILILGFPAFAGPAIVPCHMTTFWLCRFKLPFDPTKYIPLYGGVEYHDYHHFVGGHSQSNFSSVFTFCDYIYGTDRGYRYHKLKEMAGNHVEKGDENGFANGKQD; from the exons ATGCTCCCgtacgcgacggcggcggaggcggaggcggcggtggggcggggCCTGACGTGGGCGGAGGCGGCCTGGTTCCGCTACTCGGCGTCCATCCCGGACTACTGCCTCTACTGCCACAACgtccccatcctcctcctcgtctacACCCTCGCGCCGCTCCCCCTCGCGCTgctcgagctccgccgccacctgccgctGCCGCACAAGCTGCAGCCCGGCGTGCGccacccgccggccgccttccTCCGGTGCTACGCGGCCACCGCGCGCGTGCTGCTCCTCGCCGTCGGGCCGGTCCAGCTGGCGTCGTTCCCTGCGGTGAGGGCGGTGGGGATACGGACggggctgccgctgccgtcggcgggggagacggcggcgcaggtggcGGTGTACCTGCTGGTGGAGGACTACCTGGGCTACTGGATCCACCGCCTGCTGCACACGCCGTGGGCCTACCACCACATCCACCGAGTCCACCACGAGTTCACCGCGCCCATGGGCTACGCCGCCCCGTACGCCCACTGGGCCGAGATCCTCATCCTCGGCTTCCCGGCCTTCGCCGGCCCAGCCATCGTGCCGTGCCACATGACCACCTTCTGGCTCTG CAGGTTCAAGTTGCCGTTCGATCCGACCAAGTATATCCCGTTGTATGGAGGAGTGGAGTACCATGATTACCACCATTTCGTGGGAGGGCACAGCCAGAGCAACTTCTCTTCTGTCTTCACTTTCTGTGATTACATCTACGGGACTGACAGA GGCTACAGATACCATAAG CTGAAGGAGATGGCAGGAAACCACGTTGAGAAAGGAGATGAAAATGGATTCGCCAACGGAAAACAAGATTAA
- the LOC127768592 gene encoding very-long-chain aldehyde decarbonylase GL1-10-like isoform X4, whose amino-acid sequence MLPYATAAEAEAAVGRGLTWAEAAWFRYSASIPDYCLYCHNVPILLLVYTLAPLPLALLELRRHLPLPHKLQPGVRHPPAAFLRCYAATARVLLLAVGPVQLASFPAVRAVGIRTGLPLPSAGETAAQVAVYLLVEDYLGYWIHRLLHTPWAYHHIHRVHHEFTAPMGYAAPYAHWAEILILGFPAFAGPAIVPCHMTTFWLWFKLPFDPTKYIPLYGGVEYHDYHHFVGGHSQSNFSSVFTFCDYIYGTDRGYRYHKLKEMAGNHVEKGDENGFANGKQD is encoded by the exons ATGCTCCCgtacgcgacggcggcggaggcggaggcggcggtggggcggggCCTGACGTGGGCGGAGGCGGCCTGGTTCCGCTACTCGGCGTCCATCCCGGACTACTGCCTCTACTGCCACAACgtccccatcctcctcctcgtctacACCCTCGCGCCGCTCCCCCTCGCGCTgctcgagctccgccgccacctgccgctGCCGCACAAGCTGCAGCCCGGCGTGCGccacccgccggccgccttccTCCGGTGCTACGCGGCCACCGCGCGCGTGCTGCTCCTCGCCGTCGGGCCGGTCCAGCTGGCGTCGTTCCCTGCGGTGAGGGCGGTGGGGATACGGACggggctgccgctgccgtcggcgggggagacggcggcgcaggtggcGGTGTACCTGCTGGTGGAGGACTACCTGGGCTACTGGATCCACCGCCTGCTGCACACGCCGTGGGCCTACCACCACATCCACCGAGTCCACCACGAGTTCACCGCGCCCATGGGCTACGCCGCCCCGTACGCCCACTGGGCCGAGATCCTCATCCTCGGCTTCCCGGCCTTCGCCGGCCCAGCCATCGTGCCGTGCCACATGACCACCTTCTGGCTCTG GTTCAAGTTGCCGTTCGATCCGACCAAGTATATCCCGTTGTATGGAGGAGTGGAGTACCATGATTACCACCATTTCGTGGGAGGGCACAGCCAGAGCAACTTCTCTTCTGTCTTCACTTTCTGTGATTACATCTACGGGACTGACAGA GGCTACAGATACCATAAG CTGAAGGAGATGGCAGGAAACCACGTTGAGAAAGGAGATGAAAATGGATTCGCCAACGGAAAACAAGATTAA